A segment of the uncultured Desulfobulbus sp. genome:
TGCCCCACTTGACATGCCAACAGGTGTAACCATTACTTCACTGGAACTTATTTGGGAAAACACCTCTCAAGCAACAAATATCCCATGTTATGTCACCTTGTATGTATTTAACCTGAGTACTGGTCACGGTCTAGATATGTCTACTGTGTCTAGCACGCTGTATCAGCTAGGTCTTCAGAATTTGAAGACAAAAGAATTTAAATTCACTATAACTGAAAACTATAAATCTGCTATAAGGGTATATTTAGGTAGTGCATACAAATCACTTATTGGTGTGAAAGTATACTATTCGTACTGAGATATGAAAAGAGGCGTTTTTTTATCATGTTTTTGTGCCTCGTCCGCAGAATTTGTGGGTAGCTCTTTGAAAATAAGCCCCAGAACCTGAGCCCCTCCGGAGGTGAGAGGGGTGGGCACCTGCCGCCCCGTCACCCTTGCCACTTTCAGGATGAGCAGGGAGGTTCGTCTCTGTCAAGGCTGTGCGCGCAGCGCGCACCCGCAGGGCTTGGCCTTGATAGAGGCGGACCTCCCTGCTATTGCCAATGTCCTTTTGTGGGGGTTTCATAAAATGCATCCTGCCTTACTTTGCCGGGGGAATGTTTCTTCCAAAAACTCCTCAGCTTAGATCAGACAGGATGCACGTTAAAACTATCTTGAACCGTATTGAAAAACAACCGGGTTTTATCTATGACACTTGCAAATGGCGTGATTCCGGACCGCCGGCATTGGTGATAACGTTGCGGCCCCAGGCCGGCCGCAAACCCATCTGTTCCAAGTGCGGCCAGAGGGGGCCGGGGTACGACACCCTGCGTGTCAGATCTTTTGCCTTTGTGCCCTTGTGGGGCATTCCGGTATTTTTCCTCTATGCTCCACGGCGGCTGCAGTGTCCAACCTGTGGCGTCAAAGTCGAAAAGCTGCCATGGGTTGTAGGAAAGAGCCATCTTACGATCTCTTACGCATGGTTCCTGGCCACATGGTGTAAACGCTTGAGCTGGAAGGAAGTGGCCGAAATCTTTAAAACCAGTTGGGACACGGTCTTCAGGTCGGTGGAAATGGCGGTCAACTGGGGGCTCGCCTATCGTAATATCGATGGGATCACTGCCATTGGCATCGACGAAATCTGCTGGCGCAAACGCAAGGATAAGTTTGTCACCCTGGTGTATCAGCTTGACCAGGGAAAAAGGCGCCTGCTTTGGATCGGCCCCGACAGGACCGCCAAAACTTTCAGAGAGTTTTTCGACTGGCTCGGCACGGCAAGGTCTCGGCAATTGCGGTTTATTTGCAGTGACATGTGGAAACCCTATCTGGCCGTCATTGCCGAAAAAGCAGCGGGCGCCGTCAATATCCTCGACCGGTTTCATATCATGAGTCACATGAGCAAGGCTATCGACGAGGTCAGAGCCGATGAGGCCAAGGAGCTCAAGAAGAAGGGGAAAGAACCCCTCCTTGCAAAGAGCCGTTGGTGCCTCTTAAAACGACCTGAAAATCTGACCGAAAAACAGGTGGACAGGCTCAAGGATCTGCTCGCATGCAACCTCAGAACTATCCGCGCCTACTTGCTCAAGGAAGATTTTCAGCGATTCTGGGGCTACAGTTCACCGGCTTGGGCTGGAAAGTTTCTTGATGCCTGGTGCACAAGAACCATGCGATCCAAAATCAAACCGATGAAGAAGGTTGCCAAAATGTTGAGAGCTCACCGCCCCCTCCTGCTCAACTGGTTTCGTGCAAAAAATACGATTGCCCTGGGTTGTGTGGAGGGCTTTAACAACAAGGCAAAGGTGGTTACCAAGCGATCCTATGGATTTCGCACGTACGATGGGCTGAAAATAGCTTTATATCATGGGCTTGGTGACCTGCCGATACCCCAGGGTGCCCACAGATTCTGCTGAGGAACCGTTTTTGTAAAATAAAAATTTTCGATTTTGTTGATGAAAGTATACATGTTTTCTTGTTTTTCATTATAGAATTAATCATTTTGAAGTCAAAGACCACCGGCAAAGCCGGTGGCTTGAAAGACTGGGAGCCGCTCAAAGCGGCATATGCAACTGATCCACTGACCACCCTTGGTGGTCAAGTTGTTGGCAAGATCCAGCAATAAAATATCACGAGTTCGCATCTATTATCTTTCGATTCTGACTCTTGTTGTTTTGTGTGAGTATAAGCAAAAACTGATGCTCCGGTATTCGTTGATCGATTCCTCATTGAAATCTGGGAATTAAGCATCAGAAAAAATTGTGTTGATTCTTGCCTATGCTCTTTGCATTGTTGATCTCAACAAAGACGATCAAGAACGCAATCAATTGTTTCTTTTCTGCAATCCAGTAACCGTCAAACTGTTGGAGTCCCCCGGCAAAGCCGGGGGTTTACCTAAGGGAAATTAAATATTCCTCGTTAAGAATTACGATATATCACTATTATTTAAAAATAAATTGAACCACAATAAAGAATGGAATTTATTTACATATATCTTATTGTGGCATCGATAAAAATATTAAAATTTTCATCAAATGGCTGGATTAAGCATTTTTGGTGATGAAATCGTATCGAATCAGATGACTATCTACGATTTTTATGCTGACTTCATATATCTCCTTTTTACCTAGACTGCCGATGAACTCATTTACTGATATTGGAGGCTTGAAAAGACAGCATTTACCGAGTCATGAAATGACTGGTGTAGGGAGATGATAACTCTTTTTCGTAGGTTTATTGCCTATCTTGTCGTAGCGATTGTTGTCGCCGGACATAGTGCAGTCTATTCTTTTGATTATTTTGTGTATTGCAACACTCGATACGAATTTTGTGTGCAATATCCAGCGTACTTGATTATAGATCCCCCTCCAGAAAATGACGATGGCAGACGATTTCACGACGATTTCGGATTCGTGATGATAGTTTCTGGCATAAATAATGTCCTCGGCGACACTCTCCCCGCAGAGATGATCTCTCAGGAGAGTATTTTTGACAGAATTACCTACCGAGCAAAGGGGGACAATTGGTTTGTACTTTCGGGCTATAAGGGCTCGCAAATTCTCTATCGAAAAACCTATCTTGAAGGAGAGGCAATTAACCATCTGTCTGTACAGTATCCCTTGAAATATGCCGAAAAATATGCGGATATCGTCAAACAGATTTCCCTTTCTTTCAAGCCCGGAGACCTCAAAAAAGCCCATTGAATCGAAAGATGTCGAATGCTTGGAAATCACGTCTTGTGAAATCTGTGTTGATGCGAAGCTCGTAACGTACTGACTTTGCGGTGCGTGACTTTTAGGTTTTCGACTTTTTATGAAGCCTCAACATTCATCAGAAGATGCCTTTCAGTGCAGCCTGCATGATCGTGGAAGATTCTGCTGCGGTCGGTGTGGCAGGATCGCCCGATTTTACCCATGGCGGTCTCGCCGGCGCTATGGAATCGATTATGCCGATGCTTAATGTCTACTAGGAGAACGAGTATGTCCGAAAACGAAGAAAAAGCAGTGAGCCTCATTGAATCGTTAAAAAGTCTTGTTGCGCTGGCAGCTACATGTATCGGTATTTTCGTTATTGCCCTAGGTATCAAATATGCTGCGGAAATTTTCAATCTCATGTTTTTCATCCTCAAACAGCCCGATCAGCTGGTTGATCCGGTTCAGAGGCTTGCGGGGGTGATCGGTGCCGGCGCCTACGATATCAAGCTGAGCGACAGAACCATTCCAGTAGCCAATATTATTTCCCTCATTATCTACTGTTTTGGTATGGTGACCTGCGCTTTTCTGACCATATCGTTGATGCAGGCAGGAGCGAAAATTATCTCGATGACAGTGGGTGACGGGAAGGCGACCAAACAGCTGCTGCAGAGTGTTTTCGGTAAACGGCTGCAGGCACTGCGTGATGAGCCAACAGAGAGGAGGGGAACCCTTGACAGATAAAATGTGCCTGACTCGCGTCGATCGACCAGGGGGCTCTACGATTTGTAAAATTTTATTGGAATAGAATACGGTAAAATTTACCAATGCAAACAATAATAGGCTTGAATTGGTAAATGGCACATTGTAGTTTTGATAGAATAGTTAAATTATCATTCCGACTCAAAATAATTTTTGACGATGCTGCAAGCATCCTCATGTTTCTGGTTGAACGTTGTGATAGCTATTTCCTGACATCAAGGCTCCCCAGTGCGATGTACAGTACTGTTTCATTATCAATGAATAACTCAACGAGAGTCCGTCTTGCAATTGATCATTTGCGATCAGCCCAGCTGTCTGTGCGATCAATGTTCCAGCGGGCCAGGAATATTGCCTGCTTCCCGAATTGCAGTTCTTTTCCACGACCGGTAATTGCAGGCTTTAAAAGAACGCTGAGCAACGATCTCTGCCAAGAGTCAACCGTGGTTTATTGCCTGTGCAGGTGCATCCTTGCGCCGAGACGCTGAGTTAGTCAACCGGGGTTCCTCAATAAATTAGCCTTGCCGATCGACGGTACGAATTCCGCAAAAGGGAAGGCGCACCGTATCCATCATGATCAACGAAAAACAGAGTACCAGCAAAAGTGTTTTGACTGCCGTGGACAACGATCCCCAGTAGACGGTGGTGGCTTGTCCTGATTGTGACCTGCTCAACCGGTTTCCCGGCAGCGGGACCCACGCAACCATTCTCTGCGCCCGTTGCGGGGCAGTGCTTTTTCGCCACCGCCCAAACAGCATCGAGCATTCCCTGGCCCTGACCCTGGCGGCTCTGATCCTCTTTGTTCTCTCCAACCGTTTTCCGTTTCTGTCGATGCAATCTGCCGGACTGGTCCAGGAAATCATCCAGCTCAGTGGCATTTACGCCCTGTGGGGGCAGGGGCTGCACGGCCTTTCGATCCTGCTTCTACTGACCGGCATACTGGTGCCGGTGGTACAGATGGGCGGCCTTTTTTATATTCTCGCGCCGCTCCACTGGGGAAACCGGCCAGCCCGCCACGGTGCCCGTGTGTTTCGCCTGGTGCAGGAGATTGCTCCCTGGGGGATGATTGAAATATTCATGGTCGGTATCCTGGTGGCCCTGGTCAAACTGGGGCGCATGGCGACCATTGTTCCCGGCGAAGTTGCCGAGGAAAACGCCCGGTTTCACCTCTATGCCGACCGCGATTCCATCGAGGAAAAGCAGTATACGATCCGCAATTACTATGCACTGCTGGTTGACGAATCGGTCCGCGGTCTCAGCATCGGTGCACCGGTGGAACTCGACGGTATCAAGTTGGGCGAGGTGGTGGATCTAAAGCTGGAATTCGATCTTGGGCAGAACAAGTTTTTCGTTCCGGTCATCGTCGCGATCGAACCCGAGCGGGTGCGGATTCTCAGAAATAATCAGCCTGTGCGGATCGATAACGCCGATCACGCGGCCCTGCTCAAGTACCTGGTGGAGCAACAGGGATTGCGGGCGCAGCTGCAGAGCGGCAACCTGCTCACCGGGCAGCTGATGGTCAATATGGTCTTTGTCGACGATGCGCCCAAGCTCCAGGCAACCCTGTCAGAACTGCAGAAGACACTGGTGGAGGTTCAACAGGGGGGGCGGAAAGGATTCGCCGCTGAACTACTCCGCTACAAGGGGCATGAAGGAACTGCATCGAACCCTGGCGTCGATCCGGGAGTTGGTGCAAACCCTTGAGCATCAACCCCAGTCGCTTCTGTTTGGCAAGGAGGGCGCATCCGATGATTGAATTCTTTCGATTCACAGGCTGGCTGGCAGCTGCGTCGTGGATTGTCCTCGGCCTTTGCTGCTGCGGGAGCGCAACGCCACCGATAAGCTATTACACACTGCTCGGGCCGGAGCTTATGCCCGTGACAACGTGTCGGGCACCGCAGATGGCTCTGTTGGTCGGCCCGGTCACTGTTCCCGATACGCTGAAGCACTCGCAGATAGTTACCGGACGGGCAGGGGAGCATTACCGGCTCAGTGAAAATCAACGCTGGAGCGGCGAGCTTGAGAACGATTTGGCCCAGGCCGTGGGGGAATATTTTTCCCGCAGGTTCGGTACCGAGCAGATCGACTACTACCCGGTTCGCCATTTTGCCCATCTGCTCAGTCAGGTGCCCCTGGACGTCCTGGCGATGGACGGGGTGATCGGCGAGGAGGCGCGATTGGAGGTGCGCTGGACGCTGCTGGATCCCGAGACCGGGATGGCGAAGGCAACAGGCAGAAGCCTCTGCCGAATGCGGCCCGCAGATGGCAGCCATGAGGCCTGGGTGGCGGCCCAGCGCGCCAATATTCGCTGCCTTGGTGAGGAAATCGCAGCTGCCTTGCGGTGATAGAGCCCAGCTATGCCCTGCGACTGTTGTTGCAGCTTTTCTTACCGGATTGGTTCTCCTGTCGGTGGGAGTTGCCTCTGCGGGGGGGGGGTCGCTGTGTCACCGGCGGCTCGAGGTCAGAACAAAGAAGGGCCCAAGGCATAGAGCCTCGGGCCCTTCGTGTTGGAGTGGTTGGTGGCAACCGCCACCGGGATTATGGCATGGCCGTGATCTCGATTTTTTTCACCTCACCGGCCGGCAGGGCCTTGCGCGGCATGGTGACGGTCAGAACGCCGTCTTTGAAGGCGGCCTTGATGTTGTCCTGATCAACGTCCTCGGGCAACGAGAGGACTCGCTGAAACGAGCCGTAGCTGCGCTCGATTCGGTAGTAGTCCTTCCCCTTCTCCTCTTTTTCCTGCTTCTTATCTCCCCGGATGGTCAAGGTGTTGTTGCTGATGTCGATCGACACATCCTTCTCACTTACGCCCGGAATCTCGACGGTGAGCAGATATTGGTTCTCTGCGGCGCTCAAATCGACCTTGGGCTTGAGCAGGCTGGTACCGAGAAAGTCGTCGAAAGCGCCCATCGCCCCCCTATGCGGCAGACCCCAGCCGCGGAAGAACTGGTCAAACATTTGGTCGATATCCCGATGGATCTGCAGCATGGGATCATGGTGATGGCCTGTATAGAGCGGCCGTGTTTCTCCCTGTTTGACTGAAACAGGGTGTTCGGTCTCCTCCTCGTGTTTAAACCAGTTCCACGGAGCCAATTTTTTCAGTTCCATAACCTCCCTCCTCTCTTCTCTGTTGAGTTGGCAAGGTATATCAGCCAACCTTGATTTCGATCTGGCGCGGTTTGGCAGCCTCGGATTTGGGCAAATGCAGGCAAAGCTGACCGTTTTTGAGCTCGGCGCTGACCTTGCTGGTG
Coding sequences within it:
- a CDS encoding PqiC family protein, whose amino-acid sequence is MIEFFRFTGWLAAASWIVLGLCCCGSATPPISYYTLLGPELMPVTTCRAPQMALLVGPVTVPDTLKHSQIVTGRAGEHYRLSENQRWSGELENDLAQAVGEYFSRRFGTEQIDYYPVRHFAHLLSQVPLDVLAMDGVIGEEARLEVRWTLLDPETGMAKATGRSLCRMRPADGSHEAWVAAQRANIRCLGEEIAAALR
- a CDS encoding ISL3 family transposase, which translates into the protein MHVKTILNRIEKQPGFIYDTCKWRDSGPPALVITLRPQAGRKPICSKCGQRGPGYDTLRVRSFAFVPLWGIPVFFLYAPRRLQCPTCGVKVEKLPWVVGKSHLTISYAWFLATWCKRLSWKEVAEIFKTSWDTVFRSVEMAVNWGLAYRNIDGITAIGIDEICWRKRKDKFVTLVYQLDQGKRRLLWIGPDRTAKTFREFFDWLGTARSRQLRFICSDMWKPYLAVIAEKAAGAVNILDRFHIMSHMSKAIDEVRADEAKELKKKGKEPLLAKSRWCLLKRPENLTEKQVDRLKDLLACNLRTIRAYLLKEDFQRFWGYSSPAWAGKFLDAWCTRTMRSKIKPMKKVAKMLRAHRPLLLNWFRAKNTIALGCVEGFNNKAKVVTKRSYGFRTYDGLKIALYHGLGDLPIPQGAHRFC
- a CDS encoding paraquat-inducible protein A, whose translation is MACPDCDLLNRFPGSGTHATILCARCGAVLFRHRPNSIEHSLALTLAALILFVLSNRFPFLSMQSAGLVQEIIQLSGIYALWGQGLHGLSILLLLTGILVPVVQMGGLFYILAPLHWGNRPARHGARVFRLVQEIAPWGMIEIFMVGILVALVKLGRMATIVPGEVAEENARFHLYADRDSIEEKQYTIRNYYALLVDESVRGLSIGAPVELDGIKLGEVVDLKLEFDLGQNKFFVPVIVAIEPERVRILRNNQPVRIDNADHAALLKYLVEQQGLRAQLQSGNLLTGQLMVNMVFVDDAPKLQATLSELQKTLVEVQQGGRKGFAAELLRYKGHEGTASNPGVDPGVGANP
- a CDS encoding Hsp20/alpha crystallin family protein, whose protein sequence is MELKKLAPWNWFKHEEETEHPVSVKQGETRPLYTGHHHDPMLQIHRDIDQMFDQFFRGWGLPHRGAMGAFDDFLGTSLLKPKVDLSAAENQYLLTVEIPGVSEKDVSIDISNNTLTIRGDKKQEKEEKGKDYYRIERSYGSFQRVLSLPEDVDQDNIKAAFKDGVLTVTMPRKALPAGEVKKIEITAMP